A segment of the Syntrophorhabdaceae bacterium genome:
ACCACCGGTGCATAGGATGCAGGTACTGCATGGCAGCCTGTCCTTACGGGGCGCGGAGTTTTAACTGGAAAGACCCACGTCCTTTTATCAAAAACATCAACCAGGATTTCCCTACCAGGACGAAAGGTGTCGTGGAGAAGTGCAACTTCTGCGAAGAGAGGCTTGCGAAAGGTCTTAAACCGGCCTGTGTCGAGGCCTGCAAGGAAAACGCACTGATATTCGGCGACCTCAACGACCCCGGCTCAGAGATCGTAAAAGTGCTGAAGTCCCGTATGACAACCCGGCGTAAACCCTATCTCGGTACACAACCGAAGGTTTTTTACTTATTATGA
Coding sequences within it:
- a CDS encoding 4Fe-4S dicluster domain-containing protein is translated as HRCIGCRYCMAACPYGARSFNWKDPRPFIKNINQDFPTRTKGVVEKCNFCEERLAKGLKPACVEACKENALIFGDLNDPGSEIVKVLKSRMTTRRKPYLGTQPKVFYLL